The DNA region CCACAGCTACTATGTCGATGCCCGGGACTCCCATCGACACGCctctcttctccaacatgATGCATTCTCACCGCCAGGGCCCAACTCCCATCCCGCCACCTGCGCACAATCACACCATGCGTCTTTTGACGCCATGCAGCGACCATCAATCCCCCGTGTCCGTCCAAGCACAAGCATCAGACGTGTTGATGCATCATAATCTTAACCAAAACTTCATGACAGCCGCTCACAGCAGCCCTCTAAACAATACTCACGACtttcatcaacaccatcatcaatcacAAACCCAGCCCCCCTACGatcaccacacccaccactTCGACACCGCGAGCCCCACCTGGGGCCACACAAGCCACATGTCGCAGAACAGTCCCGCGTCGGTATCGATGTACTCGCCCACAAACACGACCGCGACAGCCTTTGGCTACTCCCCATCCGCTGCCGCCCGCGATCACACACACTCACATTCGCAACACACCCAGTtctcccagcagcaacaaacacAGGAGGAGCGCAATCTCGGActgatggggatgggaatgggaatggggatgaACACAATGAATATGAATCTCGCTGGGATGGACACGGGGCAGTTTGATTTCAATAATATGGTGATGCATCAGGGGTTGAGGACAAGTGTGTCGCCCTCTCCTGCTCACCCCATCAAGGCGGAGCATGTGTCGGGGAGTCCCCAGTGGGGGGcgatggatggggggtttgtttgaTATTTTTGATACGGAGCCAAGATTGGGTAACACGGTTCGGGAAGTTTATGAAGAGGGAAGATATTGGGTTGTCAGTTACGTTGATTTTGattttcttctctttctcttttacATGGTTGTAAACGGTAGATTGGTTTTCAGACTTGTCGTCTacattttcttcttctgctcagACCCTGCCCCTGGACTTTGAGGGATgaagggtggggggttgtaACAttaccttttcttcttcgttGTGTAGTCGGTTGGGAACCCAGATGTGAGCGGATTGAAGAGAGGATATCttggggtgggttggggtagGGTGTGATAGTTTGGTATGACTGATTGATAATATGATTGATACATCTCCAATCTAGTTCGCTTTTGCAAATTGTTGATATCGGTGATGATCACCGTCTCAAATGTCGTGTTTGTctcattttttttctttttcttcaatTACCCTCAGCATTTCGTCCAAGCTGGGAGAAGTGTCTCTAAGCTCAGTTGAACAACACATACCGCTCTAACATCGACATCGCCTCCAGATGTTTCACATTGGCGCTAGTCACCCGCTCTGGCCAACTGCCACTTGACTTTCAACGGAACCATCATTATTTACCTGAATACACTTTGACCACCTCCCATCCAAATCACGGGTTtaaacccatccatctcttCACCACAGTCACATCCCCACCATGCTACTCATCAGTACAACATTCTGTTACTTCCAGCAAAAAAAGTAAAACACCAGCAAACTTCAGCTCCACGTCCGATCCCATGAAAGAGCCAGTGTGAGCACCACCTAGGCATCACCAAACCCGCAGAGCCCACAACCGAGCTTCCTACTTAACTAGAGTTGCCTCGACGGAAAAACACTCCCAAGCTATTCCCATTGTGTTCTCACCATATCACAGCTTGGCCGAACAGACACCTCTAAACATTCCTGAATATTATCATGGGATACTAAGATAATATGTTTTGAACTACTCCTTCTGTGTCACGGCGAGAGCTAGACGGATAAATATTTCCAGATCATACCATTTGTATCACCACTCCATGGCGGTTGAGAAAACTAGGTAGCCATGTCCAAAGCATCCGCTCCATTTTATTGTCattcttttttaataaatatataactcTATACTACCGTTGTCATATACGCTTAGACAAACATACATTCCCGAACCATGCCCTACGTGCTATCATCATAGCCAAGGTATCTGGGTTTAGACGAACAAACcttcccaaaccaccccaTCTATGTCACAGCTCAGACGGACTCCCAgatccaaccccaacccctctaCCTATATCACCACCGTACAGCAGCTTAGACAAACAGTTCTGTCCATTTCGTCTCCCTCAAAGAGCATCGCACAGGTCAGACACATTAACTTTAACGAATCGGGTAGTTACAAGTCCCAAGTATCATGCATGATAATTCGTCTAGGATACCCAGGGGTAGCAGACCTCGTGTCCAAGTTAGAGGGAGCGGAACAACCCCGAGCCAGGCCTATGTCAGCAACACGCGCTGAGACAACCCCCAGACCCCGTAGACATCCGCTTGGATGAATTTTCCGCCTTTCTTCCTCGCGTATACCTATTTGCATAGGTGTCTTGTGGCCTGCACTACCCCTGTTGACAGCACTGGAGTTAGGGTTTGATGTGGCATGTTACCCCTGGCAACGCTAAACAGCGCCGGATCCACATTCCAGGGGGATAGACCCCCCTTCTCGAATTTAACCACTACCACCATTGCCGCCATGGTAcgcacaacaacaagagaTACCTGCCTAGACCTGGGATTGAAGAATGTGAGATACCTACATTCAAGGAGGCAGACACGTTGACGGTTTGTGTTGCGTTAGGAGTGCCCTGGGGGACAAGAGCAATGAGCTGGAGTGACCATCATGCACGGTAATTAATGCTTAgctgttgggggagggaaagATTGAGGATGGGTGGGAGAATTGGGAGTGAGGTTGTgtcggcggggagggaggggttggagcaATGTTGAAGTTGTGTTGAGGGGAGCATTGCGTGCAGTAATTCTGGGACGGGGGATGACTTTGGTGGGATACGGTTAATACATTCGTTGAGGCGTAATTGAGGCGAATGTATGCTTTTTATGGGGATAAGAGTCTGCCAGAGTAGTGGATTGGTGTTGATTGAGGTGATGGGCGTCGAGACTTCAGGATGGTGGGACTTGAGAAGGGGAGTCGTGAGAGTTATTGTTTGAAAGAGTTTGGTGCCGGCAATGATTTGATGGAGGTGGGCTAGATTACAGTTCCAACATTTTGAAGCCTCAGGGTCAGCTTGTGGCTCTAGGGTTTGTGTCGAGCGGCGTCGATAGGGAAATGGCTTCAAATTCT from Podospora pseudopauciseta strain CBS 411.78 chromosome 6, whole genome shotgun sequence includes:
- a CDS encoding hypothetical protein (EggNog:ENOG503P7DU); translation: MAHNDNAMTRFLFAILQQKCLKDIDWNKVAQDPNLAQPITNGHAARMRYSRFRSAMLGIEPQKRNRVSKPAARKKKTTAASTSQKEAGDGDTQDTPAKPDNPPAKKIKVERLSPKPANPQLPSPKSDTIPASTFEIETVSIKKERTASSTPTTATMSMPGTPIDTPLFSNMMHSHRQGPTPIPPPAHNHTMRLLTPCSDHQSPVSVQAQASDVLMHHNLNQNFMTAAHSSPLNNTHDFHQHHHQSQTQPPYDHHTHHFDTASPTWGHTSHMSQNSPASVSMYSPTNTTATAFGYSPSAAARDHTHSHSQHTQFSQQQQTQEERNLGLMGMGMGMGMNTMNMNLAGMDTGQFDFNNMVMHQGLRTSVSPSPAHPIKAEHVSGSPQWGAMDGGFV